A single Argentina anserina chromosome 7, drPotAnse1.1, whole genome shotgun sequence DNA region contains:
- the LOC126803592 gene encoding LOW QUALITY PROTEIN: ycf20-like protein (The sequence of the model RefSeq protein was modified relative to this genomic sequence to represent the inferred CDS: substituted 1 base at 1 genomic stop codon) codes for MAAAITLPTYPRGVKLLSSECVGSRVVMLGLYAMSYKPTSNFGHENNSRCCFFCVPDPLLINNFKRISWSVRSSVDNNGSNPSPTNGTTGTTRXIRVIREIQSKLGARIGEIRRGLPMKILFFLVGFYCSTAYSTVIGQTGDWDILSAAFAMLIVEGIGALMYKASLPLLEKTRSLITKFNYWKAGLVMGLFLDSFKYEIDDIFGFSNPFSFVLDALSVIL; via the exons ATGGCGGCTGCAATTACATTGCCTACCTATCCAAGAGGTGTTAAGCTATTATCTTCTGAGTGTGTTGGTTCCAGAGTTGTGATGCTGGGTCTTTATGCAATGTCTTACAAACCTACTAGTAATTTTGGGCACGAGAATAATTCTCGCTGCTGTTTCTTCTGCGTACCTGATCCTCTTCTAATCAACAATTTCAA GAGAATTTCATGGTCAGTCAGAAGCAGTGTAGATAACAATGGGTCTAACCCATCTCCAACAAATGGCACTACAGGCACAACACGATGAATTAGGGTTATTAGAGAAATTCAATCCAAGTTAGGTGCCAGAATTGGAGAGATAAGGAGAGGTTTGCCCATGAAAATACTCTTCTTCCTAGTGGGGTTCTATTGTTCAACTGCTTATTCCACTGTTATTGGGCAAACTGGAGACTGGGACATTCTCTCTGCTGCCTTTGCCATGCTCATCGTGGAGGGGATTGGGGCCCTCATGTACAAGGCTTCTCTTCCGTTATTGGAGAAGACTAGAAGCCTGATAACCAAGTTTAATTATTGGAAAGCTGGGCTTGTGATGGGTCTCTTCTTAGATTCAtttaaatatgaaatcgatGACATTTTCGGATTCAGCAACCCCTTCAGCTTTGTACTAGATGCATTATCAGTAATCCTTTAG